Proteins encoded in a region of the Acidobacteriota bacterium genome:
- a CDS encoding glycosyltransferase family 9 protein — MFDHLQIYRPRERLLVGLADIALTPLGWRRPERPAGPPKRVLLLRLERIGDLLMVLDAVAAARAVWPDAAIDLAVGSWNVPLAELIPGVGRVDSIDVPWLAREGTGLSWSGLLARAGAWRERRYDMVIAFEPDIRTNLLAWRSGAPHRLGYWTGGGGHFLTDALAYDRNSHVSANALALIQHASGGATPHPAPGPRLVPNRSASAAADRVLAGRDATRLIGLHVSGGRESKQWHLSRFAAVGRALTNEPGATVVLTGAAGDKAIVDQVRRAIGDRPIIDTAGALDLPGTAALLARLDVLVTGDTGPMHLAAAVGTPVVALFGPSDPRRYGPLATQQRVLRVQLPCSPCGQVRLPPERCRGHVPDCMDGITVDAVVRAARELMAESAR; from the coding sequence ATGTTTGACCACCTGCAGATCTACAGGCCTCGCGAACGGCTGCTGGTGGGCCTGGCCGACATCGCGTTGACCCCGCTCGGCTGGCGCCGCCCCGAGCGCCCCGCCGGGCCACCCAAACGTGTGCTGCTGCTGCGTCTTGAACGCATCGGCGATCTCCTCATGGTGCTGGACGCCGTCGCCGCCGCTCGGGCCGTCTGGCCTGACGCCGCGATCGATCTCGCCGTCGGCAGTTGGAACGTGCCGCTGGCCGAGTTGATTCCCGGCGTGGGCCGCGTGGACAGCATCGACGTCCCGTGGCTGGCACGCGAGGGCACCGGCCTCTCGTGGAGTGGCCTGCTCGCGCGCGCGGGTGCGTGGCGCGAACGGCGCTACGACATGGTGATCGCCTTCGAGCCCGATATCCGCACGAACCTGCTGGCGTGGCGCAGTGGCGCCCCGCATCGCCTGGGTTATTGGACCGGCGGCGGTGGACACTTCCTCACCGACGCGCTCGCGTACGACCGGAACTCGCACGTCTCGGCCAACGCCCTCGCGTTGATTCAACATGCGTCCGGCGGCGCGACGCCACACCCGGCGCCGGGGCCGCGGCTGGTGCCCAACCGCAGCGCGTCGGCTGCCGCTGACCGCGTGCTGGCCGGCCGCGACGCCACGCGACTCATCGGCCTGCACGTCAGTGGCGGCCGCGAGTCCAAGCAGTGGCACCTCTCCCGGTTCGCGGCCGTCGGCCGCGCGCTCACCAACGAGCCCGGCGCCACCGTGGTGCTCACCGGCGCCGCCGGCGACAAGGCCATCGTCGATCAGGTGCGCCGCGCGATTGGCGACCGGCCGATTATTGACACGGCCGGGGCCCTCGACTTGCCAGGCACGGCCGCCCTGTTGGCGCGGCTGGATGTGCTCGTCACCGGCGACACCGGCCCGATGCACCTGGCGGCCGCCGTGGGCACGCCGGTGGTGGCGCTGTTCGGGCCGTCAGACCCGCGACGATACGGCCCGCTCGCCACGCAGCAGCGTGTGTTGCGCGTGCAACTGCCGTGCAGCCCCTGCGGCCAGGTGCGTTTGCCACCTGAGCGCTGCCGCGGACATGTGCCCGACTGCATGGACGGCATCACGGTGGACGCCGTAGTCCGTGCCGCGCGTGAACTCATGGCCGAGAGCGCGCGCTGA
- a CDS encoding GDP-mannose 4,6-dehydratase, producing MRALLTGGAGFVGSHLAEALLDAGHSVEVIDDLSTGSLDNIRHLMERPHFRYTVDTVMNEPLVGEMVDRSDVVFHLAAAVGVKLIVEAPVRTIETNVHGTEVVLKQAKRGKQRVIVFSTSEVYGKSTAVPFTETADLVMGPTSKHRWAYACSKALDEFLALAYFKEYELPVVVVRLFNTVGPRQTGRYGMVIPTFVGQALAGQPITVFGDGTQSRAFTYVGDVVSGLLRLAEAPDTIGEVFNIGNHEEISMMALAERVKAMTGSASDIVLIPYDQAYEAGFEDMPRRVPNLQKINAAVGYTPKVGLNEILQRVIDHERAAAASRRE from the coding sequence ATGAGAGCGTTGTTGACGGGCGGAGCGGGATTTGTGGGGTCGCACCTGGCTGAGGCGCTCCTCGATGCGGGCCACAGCGTGGAGGTCATCGACGACCTCTCCACGGGGTCGCTCGACAACATCCGGCACCTGATGGAACGCCCGCACTTCCGCTACACGGTCGACACGGTGATGAATGAGCCGCTCGTGGGCGAGATGGTGGACCGCTCCGACGTGGTCTTTCACCTGGCCGCGGCCGTCGGCGTGAAGCTGATCGTCGAAGCCCCGGTCCGGACCATCGAAACCAACGTGCATGGCACCGAGGTGGTGCTCAAGCAGGCCAAACGCGGCAAGCAGCGCGTGATCGTGTTCTCAACATCCGAGGTTTACGGCAAGAGCACGGCGGTGCCCTTTACCGAAACGGCAGACCTCGTCATGGGCCCGACGAGCAAACATCGCTGGGCGTATGCGTGCAGCAAGGCGCTCGACGAATTTCTGGCGCTGGCGTACTTCAAGGAATACGAGTTGCCGGTGGTGGTGGTCCGGCTGTTCAACACCGTCGGGCCGCGACAGACCGGCCGCTACGGCATGGTGATTCCGACGTTTGTGGGCCAGGCGCTCGCCGGGCAGCCGATCACGGTCTTTGGCGACGGCACGCAGTCGCGCGCGTTCACGTACGTGGGCGACGTGGTGAGCGGCCTGTTGCGGCTGGCTGAGGCGCCCGACACGATCGGCGAAGTCTTCAACATCGGCAATCACGAAGAGATCTCCATGATGGCCCTAGCAGAGCGGGTCAAGGCGATGACGGGATCCGCTTCAGACATCGTGCTCATTCCCTACGACCAGGCGTATGAGGCCGGGTTCGAGGACATGCCGCGGCGCGTGCCCAACCTGCAGAAAATCAACGCGGCCGTGGGATACACGCCAAAAGTGGGTCTCAACGAGATTCTGCAGCGGGTCATCGACCACGAGAGGGCCGCGGCGGCCTCAAGGCGAGAATAG